TGTGTTCTTCATGAACGGCCGCCAGGTATTCAACTTTGCCTTGTTGAAAGTGCCTGCCCACCTGCATGAACTGCTCGACGAATCGTCCCTGCAAACCACTGACATCGACGCCTTCTGCATCCATCAGGGCAGTGCGGCCATCGTCGATGCCGTGGCGCGACGCTTCGAAGGCGAGCCGGAGAAGTTCATCAAGGACATGGTCGAGACGGGCAACACGGTCTCCTCGAGCATTCCTTTGCTGTTGGAAAAACACGTGCTGACGTCTGACTGGAGCCGAGTGGCCATCAGTGGATTCGGCGTGGGCCTGTCCTGGGGGTCGGCGATTCTCTATCGCGGCTGATCGCCAGAGGTTTTTGCGTAGCGCTGCCGGTTCGCCGTCAGCGCTATTTTTTTGCCTGAAATTTTTGCTGGCGGCTTTTTTGGCGCCATTTTTTTATGGTGCGCCGACGGCAAGTCCTTGATTTACGGGGGGTGGCAGTCTGCTAGTAATTTTTTTTAAAAAAGCCCTCAAGCAACCTGCCACGACGACGATAACTATTACGAAGGTTCTCTAGGCCATACCCGGCGGTTGCCAGGGCCGGAAGCCGCAGTACCCAACCAACGAGGAATTCGTCATGGCTTTAACAGTAAACACTAACGTTACATCGTTGAACGTTCAGAAAAACCTGAACAAGGCTTCCGATGCTCTGTCGACTTCGATGACCCGCCTGTCGTCCGGTCTGAAAATCAACAGCGCCAAAGACGACGCTGCTGGTCTGCAAATCGCAACCCGCATGACTTCGCAGATCCGTGGTCAGACCATGGCGATCAAAAACGCCAACGACGGTATCTCCATCGCTCAGACCGCTGAAGGCGCGATGCAGGAACAAACCAACATCCTGCAACGTATGCGTGAACTGGCTGTTCAATCCCGAAACGACAGCAACAGCTCCGACGACCGCGATGCTCTGCAAAAAGAGTTCTCGCAAATGTCCGCCGAACTGACCCGTATCGCCGGTTCGACCAACCTGAACGGCAAAAACCTGCTCGACGGTTCCGCCAGCACCATGACCTTCCAGGTTGGCTCCAACACTGGC
This DNA window, taken from Pseudomonas sp. MYb118, encodes the following:
- a CDS encoding flagellin domain-containing protein, which translates into the protein MALTVNTNVTSLNVQKNLNKASDALSTSMTRLSSGLKINSAKDDAAGLQIATRMTSQIRGQTMAIKNANDGISIAQTAEGAMQEQTNILQRMRELAVQSRNDSNSSDDRDALQKEFSQMSAELTRIAGSTNLNGKNLLDGSASTMTFQVGSNTGATNQITLDLNGKFDAVSLGITSGITIAGSSSAVAETNFSAAVGAIDTALKTINASRADLGAAQNRLTSTISNLQNINENASAALGRVQDTDFAAETAQLTKQQTLQQASTSVLAQANQLPSAVLKLLQ